The proteins below come from a single Hyperolius riggenbachi isolate aHypRig1 chromosome 8, aHypRig1.pri, whole genome shotgun sequence genomic window:
- the LOC137528361 gene encoding uncharacterized protein, whose protein sequence is MKESLYLSVGVQAVTAGSFLLAIQHYSTAAAAPIIPPSALGILLLILAAVLAYTGVRKIQGDASLWVSFFWTVSAMWCGTGVNLLLKGNDVISIFDMKNAMVPGLIAFFLGLLIIGIIGLLEKEAVLALMAIAFSLSNIHEIVLFYNNKVGSSAVACNYLIITLAGLYFSSGRILYSLSKGQVMLPGTDCSTNKEQDASQGSCSAPCKAVYLILNMVASSVFGCRLLGITSSLFVGQVAWLWTAAVYQTGICIMLYRSYHMLDATHLALFSILRYAEGYSLLYQVLNVNEFSYPLPFFVVFAILLFILSLFTSIRNLAQSAYLLFYVSYCIALACSPHGFFQGGSQGVNIAIYIVSAVMLLVSLYNSKSSTKIPTGEGIIRKLFLSNKHFKLHQGKDVYEPFLGFSKYGDAEALAYACSVLAVFAMTMPGHPDNPLVTVVLPWVVAAGGIYNLICGSVAFSCGKTLESSAFILYGVMWVIWGIFRYSGIYGTSRGFNTAVGIICFMLFNTFIIFSTLFLTKAWFVYSLTFQLILISFLLDSVNALPVGYDIAVSIIFGLVGFYCFFAALFNSTIEAPQIPLGSPLIKISGFSNDKSKCPHLIASKTSSVRKIAEMMKNGGICGIPTDTVYVLVAACNQPEAVERAYKTKRQAQDRPMSLWISDLQQLEPAKHLFSPLLWDFMEAAWPSSISLVIPRGPWLDVLGAKESSQYIGTPQSIAIRIPDCTVTTHLIDMVGPIAVTSANPSGEADTTHHNQVYAKLGDKVDGVLCDGASPENTASTVVDCTKIETGNIAFFRVGIVPKSQVLQILSHVQEKHRHGHVNAAYIGSTEDITEQLDNSCERELQNQQQNPITQDNGANAYVNNGFKMNED, encoded by the exons GGGTGCGGAAGATTCAAGGCGATGCTTCGTTATGGGTCTCATTCTTTTGGACGGTGTCAGCCATGTGGTGTGGTACTGGAGTCAACCTGCTACTCAAAGGAAATGATGTCATTTCTATTTTTGATATGAAGAATGCTATGGTCCCTGGTCTCATAGCATTTTTCCTGGGGCTGCTTATTATTGGTATAATTGGGTTGCTTGAAAAGGAAGCTGTTTTAGCTTTAATGGCTATTGCATTCTCTCTCTCAAATATTCATGAAATTGTTCTATTCTATAACAACAAAGTAGGCTCCTCGGCAGTTGCATGCAATTATCTCATAATTACTTTAGCTGGCTTATACTTTTCTAGTGGAAGGATTCTGTATAGTCTCAGTAAAGGGCAGGTTATGTTGCCTGGCACAGACTGCAGCACTAATAAAGAACAAGATGCCTCTCAGGGTTCATGTAGTGCTCCATGTAAGGCAGTATATTTgatccttaatatggtagcctctaGTGTCTTTGGCTGTAGGCTTCTAGGAATTACAAGCAGTCTGTTTGTTGGTCAGGTGGCATGGCTGTGGACAGCAGCTGTTTATCAGACAGGCATATGTATAATGCTATATCGTTCTTACCACATGCTAGATGCCACACATCTGGCACTCTTTTCTATCCTGAGATATGCTGAAGGATACTCATTACTGTATCAGGTCTTAAATGTCAACGAGTTCAGTTATCCTCTTCCATTTTTTGTAGTGTTTGCTATACTACTTTTCATCCTTTCACTGTTTACTAGTATTCGAAATCTTGCTCAGTCAGCCTATCTACTTTTTTATGTTTCCTACTGCATTGCGTTGGCTTGTAGTCCTCATGGGTTTTTTCAAGGAGGATCCCAAGGAGTCAATATTGCAATCTATATTGTGTCAGCAGTTATGTTGCTGGTTAGCCTGTACAATTCCAAGTCATCCACAAAGATCCCCACTGGAGAGGGCATCATCAGGAAGCTGTTTCTAAGCAACAAACATTTTAAACTTCACCAAGGGAAAGATGTATATGAGCCCTTCCTTGGCTTTTCCAAGTATGGAGATGCTGAGGCCTTGGCTTACGCATGCAGTGTTTTAGCTGTTTTTGCCATGACAATGCCAGGCCACCCTGATAATCCCTTGGTGACAGTTGTATTGCCGTGGGTTGTTGCTGCTGGAGGGATTTATAATCTTATTTGTGGTTCAGTTGCTTTTTCCTGTGGTAAGACTCTTGAGAGTAGTGCCTTCATCCTATATGGAGTAATGTGGGTTATTTGGGGCATTTTCAGATACAGCGGCATCTATGGTACTAGCAGAGGCTTTAACACTGCAGTAGGCATCATATGTTTCATGCTCTTTAATACTTTTATTATTTTCAGCACACTTTTCCTGACAAAAGCCTGGTTTGTGTACTCTCTCACTTTCCAGCTAATCCTTATCAGCTTTCTGCTTGATTCAGTCAATGCTCTCCCAGTGGGCTATGACATTGCTGTTAGCATTATCTTTGGGCTTGTTGGTTTCTACTGCTTCTTTGCAGCACTATTTAACAGCACCATTGAGGCTCCCCAAATACCACTTGGCAGCCCCTTAATCAAAATTAGTGGCTTTTCTAATGACAAATCTAAGTGCCCTCATCTGATTGCATCTAAGACCAGCTCTGTGAGAAAAATAGCAG AAATGATGAAGAATGGAGGGATTTGTGGCATTCCAACTGACACCGTCTATGTCCTGGTGGCAGCCTGCAATCAGCCGGAAGCAGTGGAGAGAGCCTACAA GACAAAACGCCAAGCTCAAGACCGACCCATGTCCTTGTGGATTTCCGACTTACAGCAGTTAGAGCCTGCAAAGCATTTATTCAGTCCGCTATTATGGGACTTCATGGAAGCTGCCTGGCCATCATCCATCAGTCTGGTGATCCCAAGAG GGCCATGGCTGGATGTCCTGGGTGCTAAGGAATCTTCACAATACATAGGCACTCCTCAAAGTATTGCCATACGGATTCCAGACTGCACAGTGACTACACATTTAATTGatatg gtgggcccaataGCAGTCACTTCAGCTAATCCGTCTGGAGAAGCAGATACAACCCATCACAATCAAGTCTATGCCAAATTAGGAGACAAG GTTGATGGAGTGCTGTGTGATGGGGCGTCCCCAGAAAATACTGCTTCCACTGTTGTTGACTGTACGAAAATTGAAACTGGAAACATTGCATTCTTTAGAGTAGGCATTGTTCCCAAATCTCAG GTTTTACAAATATTAAGCCATGTTCAGGAGAAACACAGGCACGGTCATGTCAATGCTGCCTACATTGGTTCCACTGAAGACATCACAGAACAGCTAGATAACTCCTGTGAGCGTGAGCTGCAGAACCAGCAGCAGAACCCCATCACCCAAGATAATGGAGCAAATGCATATGTTAATAATGGGTTCAAGATGAATGAAGACTGA